The region ATGTCGAAATATTTCGAATGGTTCAACATAGAAAAAAAGACCCACACCTATGATCAAAATAATTCGTTAAATGGCGGAACTAATTACGACTGGGATTTTAATGACTCTATTTGGGTGGCAAAGACTCAATGTGCATTAAAAACAAACCAACCACTATTGATTCATGAAACTAGCAGGCTTTTAAATTTTAATTTCTATCCGAACCCTGCAAATGGAGTTATAAATATAGCATTACCTCAAAAATACAGAAATGGACTGATACAGGTCATCGACCAATATGGAAGGATTGTAAAACAATTCAACAACATTCCGGAAAAAATAACCTTGTTACACCAGCCAACCGGCATATATTTTTTACGCATAAAACATAAATCAGGTACTAATACTAAAAAATTTGTCCTTCGTTAAATACACAGTGTTTTTTTTAGTCTTAGTTAATGTAAACCGGGAACTATTTATTTCCGGTTTTTTTTGTGAAAAGCGTTAAAGAAAGGCCTGAAACATGTAATAGAATAATAAGGCCAGCCATAAGCTACCGTTTAAGTTTGAAAAAGCATGAGCAATGACACAGAATTCTTATAAAATAAGGGCAGAAAAAAGACCGATTTTATGCTTCAATATTTTAATCCTCCGAAAAATAATTTATTTTTACCTCAGTAAGAAAATAAACCTTTTAAACACTGTGTATTATGAGTAAACGCACAATTGTAGCCATGCCTGGAGACGGAATTGGTAAAAATGTACTTGAAGAAGCCATACGTGTACTTGAAGCAGCAGGCTTTGAGGCCAATTACGTAGAAGGTGATATTGGCTGGGAATTTTGGAAAAAAGAAGGAAATCCGCTCCCCGACCGCACCTTAAAACTGTTGGAAGAACACAAAATCGGGTTATTTGGTGCCATCACATCAAAACCAAAAGATGCTGCCGCAGAGGAACTTGCTCCGGAACTGCGCGACAAAGGATTGGTTTATTCAAGTCCTATTGTTGGTTTGCGTCAACATTTTGGGCTCGACATTTGTCTGCGTCCTTGCCGCACCTATAAAGGCAACCCCCTGAACTTTATTCGCCGCGGACCCAACGACACCATCGAAGAACCAAAAATAGATGTAGCAATATTCCGCCAAAATACTGAAGGACTTTATGGAGGTGTAGAATGGAGTAACCCGCCAAAAGAGGTACACGATACACTTATGACGCACCCCAAATTCAAAAAGAACTTTGGTGATGTACCAAAAGAAGAAATTTCAGTATCTACACGTATTTTCACAAAAAAAGCCACAGAACGCATCCTTCGCGCTGCATTTGACTATGCTAAAGACAATGGATACAAATCAGTAACTGTATGTGAAAAACCAAATGTAATTAGAGAAACATCAGGGATGATGTTTAAAATGGCCCAGGAAATCAAGGATAAAGATTACCCTGATATTGAACTTTGGAATACCAACATTGACGCCCAAATGATGTGGCTGACCAAAAACCCTGAAAATTACGGTGTAATTGTGGCAGGTAACATGTTTGGCGATATTGTATCTGACGGATTTGCCGGACTTATTGGAGGTTTAGGTTTTGCATGCTCTGCACAAATGAACCCCGACAGTGGTGTTGCCGTATTTGAGCCTACACACGGCAGTGCGCCAAAATATGCCGATTATGATATTTCAATCACCAACCCGATTGCTATGATGGAATCGGCCTGTATGATGCTGGACTTCATTAAAGAGGACGAAATTGCAAAGAAAATCCGCACAGCCATAGCAGAAGTTATTGCTGAAGGCAAAGTTCAAACTTACGACATGAAAAAAATGCGCGGAAAACCTGATGTTGTTAAAAACGGTGCTGCCTCTACAACCGAAATGGCAGATGCTATTATTGCAAAAATGAAGTAAAAATCTTCCCTAATACCACAAGCGGCCTGCTCATTTGTAGAACAGGCCGCTTAATTTTTTATCCCTGGTTAACCACAATGGTGCAATAAAACAATACCATCTTTATAAGCCTTTTACTGAAAATTGTTCAGGTAATTATTAAAAATCACTGTTGTCCGATAAAAATTTGAGAGGAGGAAGACTGCAGTAGCCTTCCTTCTCTCTTTTTTAGTAGATTTGTTTTACCACAAACACTCTACTTATGGATAAAACTACACATTTTTTTGGAACATCGGTTTTCGGACAGCTGATTTCCTTAATTGATTCAAAAATCATTACTGCAAGTGCAAAAAAGCACGGTTCGGATCACTATGTAAAGAAGTTTAAAACTAAAGATCACTTAATTAGCATGCTGTTTTGTTCTTTTGCCAAATGCACATCTTTACGCGAAGTAAGTGGCGCAATGCTTGGTTTATCAGGTAAAACCAAACATTTTCAGTTAAATCATATTCCAAAGAAAAGTACCTTGTGAGATTCAAATAAACGTAGAGATTGTGATGTGTTCGGAGAAATCTACAATAAGCTACTCAAACAATATGGTCATTATATTTCGGACAGCAGAATTAAAGATGTAATAAACAAGCAAGTAGAGATTATTGACAGCTCAACCATCAGTTTGTTTAAAGACATATTGAAGTGTGTTGGACGGAATCCGGAAAATGGCAAAAAGAAAGGTGGTATAAAACTTCATGCAACAATAAATGTAGACGAAACTGCACCCAAGATGGTTTGGCTCACCAGTGCTGCCACTCATGACCATGTATTGTTAAGTAGGCTTAAACATAATGCAAACACAATATACGTATTTGACAAAGGTTATAATGATTATAAAGCCTTTGATAAATTTTCGCAAACAGATACAGGTTTTGTCACACGAATAAAGGATAATGCAGCATATAAAACGCTAAATGATTGTAAGATAGAAGAACATATTCATAGTGGAGTTGAAAAAGATGAAATCATAGAAGTGCAAGTCAAACAAGATAACAACACAACACCCCTAAGACTTCGTAAAGTTCAGTTTTATGATAGAACCCTAAAAAGACGTTTTGAGTTTTTAACTAACTTATTTGAAATGAGGGCTGATTTAATAGCTGCTCTTAGTACTGATGCGTTAAAAATTTTCGTTAAATAAATTTAGCTGATCTTTGACATCTTGATTGATTTGATATTCTGTAAGTAATTCTTGTATAGGAGTTTTATCAAATACCGAAATACCTAAAATTTGCATAATCTCATAAATCGAAAGTTCACTTTTAAATTCATGCTTCACTTTAGCAATTATGAGGTAAGTGCAAATAGCTACCCATACATGTATATTAACAGCATTTTCAGAGTGTCCCCAGAGCTTCTTTATGGTAAGATTTTGCTTAATCCATTTGAAAAAAGTCTCTATTTGCCAACGGTTCCGATATAGACGAGCAATTTCAAGCGCTGTAGCAGAGCTATTGTTAGTTAGAAAAGTTAGGACAATGTCTTTTTCGTCATCATAGAACTCGACTAATCTTAATTTTTCAGGATACAACTTTTTCGTTTTAATTCCATTGAGAATGATTGTCCTATCTCCTCTTAATCCTGTAGATTCATCGATATTATAATTATTTTCAATCACTGAAAAATCTATCGTTGTTTTCGCTCTGGATATAAAGAAAGCTCCTAGTTCATTCATCCGAAACAATGCTTTAAAGTCGATATATGCCTTGTCCATAACATAAATAGCATTTATTTCAGGTATTATTAAATCAAGTACATTGCTATCGTGATATTTACCATCGGTGATGAGAATATATGAAGGAATACTTCCTCTTAAATCAAGTAAAGTATGGTTTTTATCGCTCCTCTGGAATATTTACCTGGAGCCCAACTAAATAGTTTTAAACTAAGAGAAACTGTTGTCGAATCCAATGCAAAAACTTCATTATCGATCTCTACATTAGGAATGACAGAATCCGCGTATAAGGGTCTGACATGATGGATTAGGTAATTGCCAAAATCAGCAAATATCCTTGAGTCTCTACGTTCATTAGCCCTTGATAAAGAAGACTGGTTAACATATTGTTTTACGCCTAAATGATAAAGCTTATTTTTATGAGCCTTTAAGCAGGTACAAATATCTCTCAATGAGTTTCTTGCTGTCAGTTGACCAAAAAACAACTGAATAAACTGATTCCAACAATTGAAATCTCTTGTTCTGTAATCTCCATTGTATTTATCTACCAATTTATCAAATTCATAACGATTGATAAATTGCAAGAGTTGTATAAAAACGTATTTACCAGAATTCATAGCTTCGCTTTAAAAGCGCAAAGCTATAAGGCAAATCAAATCAAAAAATCAAAGAACCTCTATATTTTACTGTATTGTAATATGTTACAAAAAATATTTTAATGTTAACGCATCACTACTAAGCTGCTCTTTTCAAACTACGATGGCAAGTTGAACTTCTGTTCAAACAATTAAAACAAAATTTTCCGCTAAAATATTTTCTCGGGGACAATGAAAATGCGATTAAAATACAGATATACTGTGCCTTAATTGCAAACCTATTGATGACTGTTATCCAAAAGACGCTCAAAAGAAAATGGGCGTTTTCCAATTTAGTTAGTTTCTGTAAGATTCATTTGTTTAACTACATTCATTTATTCAGGTTTCTTGAGCATCCGGACAAAGATTGGCAGAAAACTTATGACGAATTGATGCAGCCCTCTCTATTCTGAGGCTTACTTTTAAAAATTCATTAAATGCAAAACCTAATTCGCAGAAAATCATATATTTGAAAAATCAATTGATCAATTCCGTGCTTTTATCGGACAGTAATGATTAAAAATATATAAAAATGACATGCTTTTCCTCTACTCTGATGGGTTCCAGGATCAATTTGGAGGTGAAAATAAAACCAAATTTCTATCCAAGCGCTTCAGAAAAGTACTTATTGAAGGCTCCGATTTACCAACAGAAAAACAAGAAACCCGCATTGAGAAAATTTTCATGGATTGGAAGCAAAACCAACCCCAAATTGATGACGTGATCGTTATGGGAATTAGAGTTTAGGAGTACAAAGCCTATTCTCCAACATTTACTTCTACACCGGTCCATTTTTCAAGGATAGAATATATGCTATCCTTAAGATGCTCCGGGTAGTTACGAATTCTTGTACTGTGATTTTTTTCCGGATTAAAGAGGCGCACGGCATTGGTCTCAGCTCCGGGCTCTGCAGCAGTTGCTGACCATGCATCCTGGCCTCCGTAAAGGTAAAGCATATTATCTCCTTCGTTTTTCACCCATCGATCGACCTTGCGCATCACTTTTGGATTAAATTCAGCATTTTCGTAGCCTTTTGGCAATGTCCAGCTAAAATCGACCATCCCTTCCATATCAGTATAACCTTTAAACTCGTCTGCGTCGTAGCCATACATGCCAATTTCAGTCATACCCTGAAAAAAGAATGGTAATGTTGGAGCAATACTGTTTTGCTCGAAAAAACTAAATCCAGTGTATGTTTTCCAATAATGGAATATCTCTTTATTGTTGGCATCCAGTGGCGGAATACTTTCGCAATCGTTTGGTACCCATTGCCACAGGGCAAAGCTAAATTCAAATACAGCTAAATCGTAGGCACTATCAAGGCCCATTTTAAACTCCCAGTCATTTTTCTTTGCTTCTTCTTCGAAAAAGGGCATTAGCGCATCTTTCCGCTCAAGAAGCTCAACCTGGAAATCATGGATTTTCTGTCTGCATGGCGCTGTTCCAACTGTATCGAGAAACAATTGCACACGCTCGTCGGTAGCACTGA is a window of Salinivirga cyanobacteriivorans DNA encoding:
- a CDS encoding S28 family serine protease, translated to MLKSLYLFTALLILTGVISCQQEPATPLQIVEELNAVDSFKTINGDTAFQVTYELWFQQPVDHNNPDLGTFPQKVIYSHKGFDKPVVVVLEGYALYGTGQSELCRLLDANQITIEHRFFDKSRPKDSIPWSNLTVANAAADQHNVIQAFKPWYSKKWISTGISKGGQTTIFHRSLYPKDVDVSVPYVAPLNFSATDERVQLFLDTVGTAPCRQKIHDFQVELLERKDALMPFFEEEAKKNDWEFKMGLDSAYDLAVFEFSFALWQWVPNDCESIPPLDANNKEIFHYWKTYTGFSFFEQNSIAPTLPFFFQGMTEIGMYGYDADEFKGYTDMEGMVDFSWTLPKGYENAEFNPKVMRKVDRWVKNEGDNMLYLYGGQDAWSATAAEPGAETNAVRLFNPEKNHSTRIRNYPEHLKDSIYSILEKWTGVEVNVGE
- a CDS encoding DUF4372 domain-containing protein; translation: MDKTTHFFGTSVFGQLISLIDSKIITASAKKHGSDHYVKKFKTKDHLISMLFCSFAKCTSLREVSGAMLGLSGKTKHFQLNHIPKKSTL
- a CDS encoding DUF4372 domain-containing protein; this translates as MNSGKYVFIQLLQFINRYEFDKLVDKYNGDYRTRDFNCWNQFIQLFFGQLTARNSLRDICTCLKAHKNKLYHLGVKQYVNQSSLSRANERRDSRIFADFGNYLIHHVRPLYADSVIPNVEIDNEVFALDSTTVSLSLKLFSWAPGKYSRGAIKTILYLI
- a CDS encoding transposase: MFGEIYNKLLKQYGHYISDSRIKDVINKQVEIIDSSTISLFKDILKCVGRNPENGKKKGGIKLHATINVDETAPKMVWLTSAATHDHVLLSRLKHNANTIYVFDKGYNDYKAFDKFSQTDTGFVTRIKDNAAYKTLNDCKIEEHIHSGVEKDEIIEVQVKQDNNTTPLRLRKVQFYDRTLKRRFEFLTNLFEMRADLIAALSTDALKIFVK
- a CDS encoding IS4 family transposase; this encodes MFQRSDKNHTLLDLRGSIPSYILITDGKYHDSNVLDLIIPEINAIYVMDKAYIDFKALFRMNELGAFFISRAKTTIDFSVIENNYNIDESTGLRGDRTIILNGIKTKKLYPEKLRLVEFYDDEKDIVLTFLTNNSSATALEIARLYRNRWQIETFFKWIKQNLTIKKLWGHSENAVNIHVWVAICTYLIIAKVKHEFKSELSIYEIMQILGISVFDKTPIQELLTEYQINQDVKDQLNLFNENF
- a CDS encoding isocitrate/isopropylmalate dehydrogenase family protein, which translates into the protein MSKRTIVAMPGDGIGKNVLEEAIRVLEAAGFEANYVEGDIGWEFWKKEGNPLPDRTLKLLEEHKIGLFGAITSKPKDAAAEELAPELRDKGLVYSSPIVGLRQHFGLDICLRPCRTYKGNPLNFIRRGPNDTIEEPKIDVAIFRQNTEGLYGGVEWSNPPKEVHDTLMTHPKFKKNFGDVPKEEISVSTRIFTKKATERILRAAFDYAKDNGYKSVTVCEKPNVIRETSGMMFKMAQEIKDKDYPDIELWNTNIDAQMMWLTKNPENYGVIVAGNMFGDIVSDGFAGLIGGLGFACSAQMNPDSGVAVFEPTHGSAPKYADYDISITNPIAMMESACMMLDFIKEDEIAKKIRTAIAEVIAEGKVQTYDMKKMRGKPDVVKNGAASTTEMADAIIAKMK